The Aspergillus flavus chromosome 6, complete sequence nucleotide sequence TTCATACTCCCGACTTATTGCATCGCTGCGGGACCCTGGTGGTAAGCGAAGTGCGAAGAATCAAAGCTGTCTAGCTTTGCTAGTCCATCTCATGAGGAGAGTCTCGACGATGCATCATCGGCATGGCAGTTGAAGTCTGAAGAAAGAACTATACAATAGTACAAACATATACCCTTTTCCACATCAGTATATGATAGAGCTGGAGGACTGCGAGGTAGATGATTGTTGTTCTTAATTCAAACTATCTGATAAACAGAGAAAGGCATTATATGACTGCGTCAGGTGACTCATCAGGTGACTGAcagtaaataaatattcttcttGAGCTACGAGGTCTCGGCCACCACACAGAGCTTTACATCAGCACTAGAATAATTCGCATTGGTTCTTTGCGGAGGTATTACTCCAAGAGAAAGCCAATATATACACATAATATTCTCTCAGTCCACTGTACCAGGTCACCAACGGCAGTAGACCAGACTACAAGTCATATAAAAGTCTCAGCTATATATCGCCGCGCGAGTTCTTCTGTCGGTGTAGGAGAAACAATCTTTGAAATTATCGCCTTCACCCCTTCATTCATTCTAACGCTGCCGCAGACGAAGACCTTAGCATCTTGTCCCCAAAGCGTTTTCACCCTCACTCTTTCCATCCATAGCAAATCTTGGACGTATTTGCAGCCATGGCTCTCGCTCTGAGCTCTGCTAAAAGCTCTAAAGAGCGTTACCACCCCTTGTTCCTCGAAAGCATCCAACTCCTCGCGATAGAGATCATCCAAGTCAGCTCTCCTGCAACCGAAAAACAGGAAGGCCGGGGGTAAGATGATTCCTTCCTTCTGTCGGACGGATCTTTCCTGGACAAATGCGCGGAAGGGTGCAATGCCTGATCCAGCGGCAACCATGATTATGGGGTGAGAGCACGACTCATCTGGGAGTCGGAAGTCAGGATTTGCCTGCCGCAGAGACACTCGGAGGATCGACCCGGGGGTGCAGCTCGCTAGGTAGTTTGATGCTACCCCAGCACAGTTTCTAGGCCCGCCAACGTCTGCTCTCTCCATAACGGAAACAGTCAATGAAGCCTGGCCACGGTTCAATCGCGGAGATGAGGAAATGGTGTATTGGCGGGGCCGAAGGAGAGGCAACATCTGGATATAATGCTGAATTTCAATCGAGGGTACGGAATAGCTTTCTAATATGTCCAATAGGGACAAATGGTTTCCCCGGACTTCCGTTGTGTATCGATCTGTGGCGAGGGCTTCAAGATACTCTGCAGTTTTCTCATCGGTGGCTTTCGCAGCCAACGATCTCAAGCTCTGTTGAAGGAAGGTCAGTCCATTATATCAGTAATGTGCAGGGCCCTAGATACACGTACAGTGGGCGTAGCCACTTGATTCAATTCCACATAGCCGCTCAACAGGTCGTGGGCAGATATAGGGGTATCTGTCGGCAAGGAGGTGGCACTGCTAGAAGTAATATACAAAATGGTATCTGAACCGATTTGGAAAAGTGAAAGTACCCGCTGCACACTCTGCCGAGAGTTAAGGGGCAAAATGGCTAGATGATCACCAGGACGGTAGTTCATTGTATCTGGCAGGGCCAGCTCAACATGGACTTTCTTAGTGGTTTCCGCGGATGTCAACACGCGAACTTGATGAACGACAGCTGTTTCGTGAGCAGCGCGCAACGTGTAGGGTGATCGAATGGTTATCCTGGTGCTCTTTCCAGTCCCATCCGATGAGTTATGGCGCGCAAGATTGAAGGCAGCCTCAAGACCAGGCCAGACGCTCCTTTCCGACCATGACTCTAATTCCGCGAAGGGGTCATCTTCTGCAGTATCCGCCGACCCTCGCGGGGCTAGACGAGCTCCACCATGTTCCGCCATTGTAGTATCTATGAGGGTGGGAATTTTATAGAAGGTGGTCGACCAGTCGTGATGTCCTGGCAAACCTGTCAGTCATTACCCATATATGAGCGAGAGGTGATGAGTCTACCGCATCCGAAGACGGCGTACTGAATCCCTTCCAGGTCATTCCCCTCTAGGGACTGGAGCCACTTGACAAAATGCCGTGCGTTTTCAGGCGGCCTTCCATCGTATGATCCAGTGACAATTATCACCGGTTGGCCTCGGGGAAGTCGGCGGTGCTCGATTGCGTCCATAGGTTGTACCTTGCATACGAATCGGCCCTTGCTGCTCATTTCGATGGCCAATCGATGGGCCAGGGCCTCGCAAGTTCCGCTGTTCGAGCCATAAAGGATGGTTGCTGGTTGGGATTCTACCGTCTCATGCTTTAAGGACATTAGGCCCTCAGGGTGTGTACTGTTTGTTTGGAGCGCTAATCGGGCGTGGAGCACGTTTCGGCCCGGTCGTGGTGTTGCATAGGCCCACAGGTTATCTGGTTTTATAGTGAGCGACTCTTTGAGTTTTAAGGTATAGCCCCTGTCAACCAAATCGAGACTAAAGCTCTGCAGAATCAAGGCCAGGATCTGTATGTTGCACATAGTTGCCTTAGTATACGAGCGGCTGGTAGACATGGCCGTCAAGGGGAACAGGCAATACAGAACGGACTAACCATCAGGGCCTCCTGCCACGCAAAAGCCCGCCCAATGCAACTCCTTTTACCATTACCGAAGGGTTTCCACGAGTTGGCCGGGAGCTTTTGGAAGTGTTCATCGAACATCCTTTCCGGGCGAAACTCATCTGCGTCAGACCCGTATACGGCAGGATCTCGATGCACAGCCGCGAGGAACACATCTAGTGAGTCTCCTGGTTTGACTTCGTATTTGCCCCCAATGATCTCCGGTTTATAGGGCGTGACGCTAAACCCAGGTGCGGTGGGCATTAATCGTAAAGTCTCACGAAGAATAGCATTGAGGTATTTCAGCATTGAGAGGTGCTCAATCGTGAGCTCTTGGTCGCCCACGACATCGTCTACCTCATGAGCTGCCTTGGCCATGGCATCAGGCGTTGTCAAAAGGTAGTACACCGCAAACGACAGGAGCCCTGAAGTAGTCTCGTGGCCAGCGACTAAAAATGTCAGGATGTTATCGATGATCGATTCGTCGCTTAACGCATCCCCAGATAAGCTGTCTCGAGAGGTCAGCATTGTGTCAAGTAGGTCATTCTTGTGATCAAGGTTCGTCTGCCGGCGCTCAGTAACAATTTCGCGACACACGGTGCGCATAAGATCAATATCTAATTGAGTCCTCCTCTTCGCACGAACACGAAGGTTGCTGATAAATGAAGGCAGGGTTGCCTGTGTTTCCGCCTCTTTCAGGAATCTGACCATGCTCTTGATGAAGGGATGAAAGTCCCCTTCGGAATAGAAGCTGTTGAATCGGTAGCCCATCGCACATAACGCGATGGTATCAAGAGTAGTGCGAGTGAAATCGTCAACCAGATTCAAGGGCCTCCTTGGACCATAGCGCTGCCTAACAATCAAGAACTCCTCAGCCAAAGCATCTGAGAGGCTGTTATAAGGGTGCCCTACCATTTGAGACATAGTTGCTGCGCGATATCATGCATCTGTGGAAACATCTCACGGATTCGTAATGGACCAAACGCTGGCACTAGCAGCCGATGGGCAAGCTCCCAGTTCTTTTCATGATCGTACGCAGTAAATAACCCATCATGTGTACCGGAGCGGAGTAGCTCGAGGCCAAAGGAGACATGCTTGTGGAATCGGGTTTCATCGCAGAGTTCAGAAAGCAGGGCCACGCTATTTATGACAATGGATGTCTCTCCCGCGAAGGTGAACTTAAAAATAGGGTCTTTGAACAGGGCCGAATGTTACCACTTCTGTGTTATGATCTACTTCTTGCACAGAGCACGCACAGTAGGTTTTCGCGATCTTCAGCGTGGACATGGTACCATTGTCTAGATCGATGTCCAGGATATTCCCGAGGAATGGTAGACCTGGAACGCTCATTAGACTTTTCTCAATGAATGATAAGGATGCTCGCTAACCTTGAGGTCCTGGGATTGGACATATTTGCTTTTCGTTGTCATTCTGTCGCATCTTGAGAAGGCGGCGCATTTTAGTAACAGGATAGTTAGATCGCAGAACAGCGCCTGGACACAGGAGTCTTTCTCGAAGCTCACGCATCATTTAAGCAGTTCTTAAAGACATATGAAGCTCATCATGACATAGTGTGAGATCACGCGAATTGGACTTGACTTCGGAGCTCGCCGTCGGTCACtacttttgcttttctattttatttgaGGTAATGATCTGTAAACCTCCTTAGGTTCAAAGGAAGTGGCTATGGAGGCCCTGGACAGGGGTTATGTGGAGCTTGACCCGGGCCAAGTGGAGAGCAGCGAGCGTCCATTAATCCCGTCAATAGTGGGGTTTAGAGTGGAGTCAAATGAAATAAAACTGCCGTCGGCCATTTTTCGATCAGAGATCGTCGTTTGGCGGAGCCAGCTGCAGTTGCCCCTAGCAAATTTAATATCCATTCCAAAAAAGCCGTCGGTGCTTCTTAAGTAAGCCTCGACTTCGTACCTCCCAACTAGCTCCTCCTGATCCTGTAGAGTGACCTAGAAGGGCCGATTCCGCCTTGTTTAAGCTGGGGTTCATGCATATACCGGAGTAAAGTTGGTGTAGATGAGAGGCATTCAATATGGACTTCATCTCCAGCTTCCCCAGACTTTGGTAACAAAGAAGGGGTTGATAAAGTCTTTACATATTCGATACTAGTTACTGACATTTGTTTCCTGAAAGATCCCTTGTCGGATCTCTCAGGAGTAAGAGAAACGCAGCAGTTTGGAATCCCACTCGAGCATTGAGTTATTAGTGAATCTTCAGGATGAAGCACAGAGGAATATAGACAATCGGCTAAAGTTCGGACATGAGATAGTATCAAATGCGTCTATAACTGATATAGGCGGATGAACAGCAGCAAATACTTGGCTTGGGATGTGTTGTATCTAAAGTCCCCTGCAAGTAGGCCGTCATACAACAAACCTCTTGAGACACATGAGATGAAAGCATACTCTTATGAGCCTATATCTATAAGTAATCTCTCGGAATCATCGACACATAGCTATCATATATGTGAGAACATACTCTTTTGAAGCAGACAGGGGAAGAGCTTCCACATATTGTGACAGTGCTGGTTTCTACTGGTAGTAAGGAAAATAGCAAATCTCATTCTAAAAAGCAGTTCATAGGGGTGATTTGCTCGAATACTTTGGATACTTTGAACTCGCTTCGAGGAAGTTCTCATACTACAAATCTCCCGAACCCAAATTTCTAGCAAAGGACATTGGAAACCACTCAGGCGGTGTCCACGATTTGGTTCCCTTCAGATAGCTCAGCATGGCATCAGTTGCCACCGTGGCACAGGCAAAGCACCTGCCCATGCCCTCGCCGTTGTGTCCTACCGACACGTATTCACCTGGGCTTCCTTTGGTCGGCCGCCCGACAATGCTAGCGCCATCTTTGGTAAATCCTTGGATTCCAGTCCAGTCATAGACAACGTCGCGCTTGAAATCAATATCCTCAAAGTGGTGCGGGAAAACCGTTTCAAGGAACTGAACCATCTCCCTTCTGTGCGGGGTATTCTCAGGGAGTGTAATATTGTCATTATAGTCACCGGTCACTTCGGCGGTGGCAAGACCGTATAGATAAGGTCCGTTATTTGGTCGTTGCAAGATCCAGTGCCAGAAATCCTGGTATCCGAATCCTCGCGATAGTTGGCAAGTATCTGGCGCGGTTATGTTTGGTTGGACGCCCAGCATGTGTGCTTTTCGGCCGTACACGCCGTCTTTACCACAAAGGGAAGGGACAAGATGGCTGGCGTAGCCATTTGTCGCATGGAATACGGCGCGAGCTTTGATCTCGCCGCGGTTTGTCGAGACAGTGTAGTGATACCTCTCTGCTGTAAAGTCGCTAACTACCGACGACGCCGGCGTATAGGCGTGGATAGTCAACGCAGGCATGCGCTTCAGAGCAGCCTTTAGCAGCACCCCGACAAGTTTTCGAGGATAAACAGTCCCAGATGCTTCGAGGTATGCTGCTCCATACTGGGCCTTGGATTCATTCATCGTGACTTTCTAGACTCGCACTGTGTCAGTGTCTATGGATATGGTAGCTGTAAAGGGAGGTGTTCTCACAGATAGAACGTCACTTGTCTCCTTTATCAAGTAACCCTCTGGCTCATGGCCGTGCTGTTTGGCCGATTCCAAATCAGCCACAaactcttccttttcctcggCCGTCTCAAACACCACGATTGTCCCATTGAGCTGTAGGTCGACTTCAGCCACGGCTTCAAGTTCATTAATTGCTTCAACCATCATATTCCGGTTCTTCTGCCCAAACCTCTTGAGTTTCAAGGCTTCCTTGACGCCAACTTCCTCCGCTAGCTCCCGAAAATGATACACCTCCGGTCGTCCAATATGTCCTCCATTTCGCCCCGTAGCGCCCGTGCAGAGGCCCCGGGATTCAATCAAAGCCACACAGAGATCGGGTTGCGAGCGTGAGATTTGGTACGCCACCGTTGCACCGGTGATCCCAGATCCGATAATGACGACGTCGACTTCAGAAGGCAGCGATGTCCGCGCACATTCTTCTTCGAAGTCGAGGCGATGCTCACGAATCCAGTAACTCTTGGAGATAGCCGGGACCTCTGGGAACTCAGCTGGGTTGGGGGCGCGAGCATAGATTTGTTCGTTGTGTGTCTGGGGGGACCAGACACTGTCGGAGGGCCAGGTAGCCATGGTAAAGTCAATGATAATTCAATCTTGAttttcatcaacatccttgTCCTACGGTCTTCTTCTTAGGGAATTTAACGCAGCTTCAAACATTTCCCGATCGGTAGACTGGAGGCTGGCGTCCGCGGATTCCGGGGTGGAAGTTGTAATTTGtggggaagatggagatTTGATACGGGATATGGAAATCACCGTCGGCTTCTTTTCAGCATCCCCCAGAAATAGACTACTAGTTGCTTCGAGCGGAGTATTACACCATCGTGGGATGAAACTTGGCTGAAGCAAGCCGAGGCTGTTACCTAAGGAAATCTATCTTCGAAAAGCATCTTCATCGTGCTCTCACTATCATATCAATCTACCAAGCAGCACAAAATGAAGCCTTGTATACGTTTATCGTCTACGTAAATCGCCGTCGGTAGGTTCTTCCGCCTCTTAACTTGCCTCGGCTTCCAGATAGGTAGATGGATGTTTCCCATTCATTGTGCCTCAAGTCAATGATCAGCCCTTAAAGACATTGTGCTGGTAGCCTGTAGTTTGCTCCGGTCATCAACCCTCATTGTAG carries:
- a CDS encoding cytochrome P450, with the translated sequence MMRELRERLLCPGAVLRSNYPVTKMRRLLKMRQNDNEKQICPIPGPQGLPFLGNILDIDLDNGTMSTLKIAKTYYPIFKFTFAGETSIVINSVALLSELCDETRFHKHVSFGLELLRSGTHDGLFTAYDHEKNWELAHRLLVPAFGPLRIREMFPQMHDIAQQLCLKWQRYGPRRPLNLVDDFTRTTLDTIALCAMGYRFNSFYSEGDFHPFIKSMVRFLKEAETQATLPSFISNLRVRAKRRTQLDIDLMRTVCREIVTERRQTNLDHKNDLLDTMLTSRDSLSGDALSDESIIDNILTFLVAGHETTSGLLSFAVYYLLTTPDAMAKAAHEVDDVVGDQELTIEHLSMLKYLNAILRETLRLMPTAPGFSVTPYKPEIIGGKYEVKPGDSLDVFLAAVHRDPAVYGSDADEFRPERMFDEHFQKLPANSWKPFGNGKRSCIGRAFAWQEALMILALILQSFSLDLVDRGYTLKLKESLTIKPDNLWAYATPRPGRNVLHARLALQTNSTHPEGLMSLKHETVESQPATILYGSNSGTCEALAHRLAIEMSSKGRFVCKVQPMDAIEHRRLPRGQPVIIVTGSYDGRPPENARHFVKWLQSLEGNDLEGIQYAVFGCGHHDWSTTFYKIPTLIDTTMAEHGGARLAPRGSADTAEDDPFAELESWSERSVWPGLEAAFNLARHNSSDGTGKSTRITIRSPYTLRAAHETAVVHQVRVLTSAETTKKVHVELALPDTMNYRPGDHLAILPLNSRQSVQRVLSLFQIGSDTILYITSSSATSLPTDTPISAHDLLSGYVELNQVATPTSLRSLAAKATDEKTAEYLEALATDRYTTEVRGNHLSLLDILESYSVPSIEIQHYIQMLPLLRPRQYTISSSPRLNRGQASLTVSVMERADVGGPRNCAGVASNYLASCTPGSILRVSLRQANPDFRLPDESCSHPIIMVAAGSGIAPFRAFVQERSVRQKEGIILPPAFLFFGCRRADLDDLYREELDAFEEQGVVTLFRAFSRAQSESHGCKYVQDLLWMERVRVKTLWGQDAKVFVCGSVRMNEGVKAIISKIVSPTPTEELARRYIAETFI
- a CDS encoding FAD dependent oxidoreductase; its protein translation is MATWPSDSVWSPQTHNEQIYARAPNPAEFPEVPAISKSYWIREHRLDFEEECARTSLPSEVDVVIIGSGITGATVAYQISRSQPDLCVALIESRGLCTGATGRNGGHIGRPEVYHFRELAEEVGVKEALKLKRFGQKNRNMMVEAINELEAVAEVDLQLNGTIVVFETAEEKEEFVADLESAKQHGHEPEGYLIKETSDVLSKVTMNESKAQYGAAYLEASGTVYPRKLVGVLLKAALKRMPALTIHAYTPASSVVSDFTAERYHYTVSTNRGEIKARAVFHATNGYASHLVPSLCGKDGVYGRKAHMLGVQPNITAPDTCQLSRGFGYQDFWHWILQRPNNGPYLYGLATAEVTGDYNDNITLPENTPHRREMVQFLETVFPHHFEDIDFKRDVVYDWTGIQGFTKDGASIVGRPTKGSPGEYVSVGHNGEGMGRCFACATVATDAMLSYLKGTKSWTPPEWFPMSFARNLGSGDL